From a single Peromyscus maniculatus bairdii isolate BWxNUB_F1_BW_parent chromosome 4, HU_Pman_BW_mat_3.1, whole genome shotgun sequence genomic region:
- the Grem1 gene encoding gremlin-1 → MNRTAYTVGALLLLLGTLLPAAEGKKKGSQGAIPPPDKAQHNDSEQTQSPPQPGSRTRGRGQGRGTAMPGEEVLESSQEALHVTERKYLKRDWCKTQPLKQTIHEEGCNSRTIINRFCYGQCNSFYIPRHIRKEEGSFQSCSFCKPKKFTTMMVTLNCPELQPPTKKKRVTRVKQCRCISIDLD, encoded by the coding sequence ATGAACCGCACCGCCTACACTGTGGGAGCTTTGCTCCTCCTCTTGGGGACCCTACTACCGGCAgctgaagggaaaaagaaagggtcCCAAGGAGCCATCCCGCCTCCAGACAAGGCTCAGCATAATGACTCTGAGCAGACCCAGTCCCCACCACAGCCTGGTTCCAGGACCCGGGGGCGGGGCCAGGGCCGAGGCACCGCCATGCCAGGAGAGGAGGTGCTGGAGTCCAGCCAAGAGGCCCTGCACGTGACAGAGCGCAAGTACCTGAAGCGAGATTGGTGCAAAACTCAGCCCCTGAAGCAGACCATCCATGAGGAGGGCTGCAACAGCCGCACTATCATCAACCGCTTCTGCTATGGCCAGTGCAATTCCTTCTATATCCCCAGGCACatcaggaaggaggaaggctcCTTTCAGTCTTGCTCCTTCTGCAAGCCCAAGAAGTTCACCACCATGATGGTCACGCTCAACTGTCCTGAGCTACAGCCACCCACCAAGAAGAAGCGGGTCACACGCGTGAAGCAGTGTCGTTGCATATCCATCGATTTGGATTAA